A stretch of the Calypte anna isolate BGI_N300 chromosome 21, bCalAnn1_v1.p, whole genome shotgun sequence genome encodes the following:
- the VWA5B1 gene encoding LOW QUALITY PROTEIN: von Willebrand factor A domain-containing protein 5B1 (The sequence of the model RefSeq protein was modified relative to this genomic sequence to represent the inferred CDS: substituted 1 base at 1 genomic stop codon) yields the protein MPGLINQTTLSSVPLTASEVTSCIRGYAFGMTALLTYCNPEAKLLKASLFIYPLDEGTTVVGFEAAMSRRAITVQIKDKAKMDDEHFPQLXHHISLVWSSLHTGRIMMDEDLERTVFVANLGMIPPLESISIFISTSSELQTLPSGAMRVILPAVCVPRILQPSLENTSSFSSHQLPINKHHWGSGSPEKGSRFCLAQLLENEATNPFEYEFSFHLEIRGPCLLAGVESPTHELRADADPSAHSAKSIIITLANKHTFDRPVEILIHPSEPHMPHILMEEGDMTPAEYEHHLKGKSDFIKATKKDPSTEKKTEIIWKRLNKDIPHHPVIMLNFCPDLMTFQPDLQKAQGEFIFLVDRSRSMSGMNINRVKDALLVILKSLMPACLFNIVGFGSTFKTLFPSSQAYCEESLAIACESIKKIRADMGGTNVLSPLRWVVRQPIHRGHPRLLFLLMNGAISNTGKVLELLQNHSCSTRCYSFGIGPNACRRLVGGLAGVSRGIAEFLVEGERLQPKMIKSLKKAMAPVLSDVSVEWIFPESTEVLVSPISTSCLFPGDHLVSYSIICDTSPYISNPQSDKRRHYSMMRSQESGSSVFFHSQEEGADGESWNHSRDGESYCPAEHGPHHLVVGREPGGESDTDTRMEVKAFSRRRAYSTTQIIDHKPFKKVPTASDPGTDLVKNPLRKTQPQDLQQLSPEPWQVDIQPLPATSLGSATKIHGASAWRPSLLHHSCVSFCHHTKSPVAPPRRVLGPLDASTGLRSSSDSGSPRELDSAQHPPFTFETETSSDWEPQDLDFSASHGSSCSPRTFCKVMVKGLRNNEPVQWEVTFDIHPLFQEQESQADGDTDLWNETFHHLAAKSVIRDFEQLAEKECDIEHGSGRRYQINTVHTSKACNIISKYTMFMPVDLSTNTYLPTVVEYTHTGPLQKLPTASAEVPESIESLCAARLTFNKTRLLTQAAKRFMSKYPSRVGEASSEGENEKMDYLPLASLQLACGAFLMNSAFSAAVNIPMEKLKWTSPFACHRLALSPSSSYSTKRTNPSVEKESLSSRLQFLVPDDHRKSPTTRDIPLGAVPEGAGSHPEDTAHLRHFSGSTVESISKALKDEKELSPPTIAIRPESTLASTHQQTNCGEGLEMDGSEVQELLFDIELQQQTEPEGMLWAKAVALAWLEHSSASYFIEWELVAAKANLWLSQQDFPEGYSLATVKAAAQQLFDLLRHWDENLEFNLLCYNPNSV from the exons ATGCCAGGGCTTATTAACCAGACCACCCTCTCCTCGGTCCCCCTCACTGCCTCAGAGGTGACGTCTTGCATCCGTGGCTATGCCTTTGGGATGACAGCCTTGCTCACCTACTGCAACCCAGAAGCCAAGCTTTTGAAGGCAA GTCTCTTCATCTACCCCTTGGATGAGGGCACCACTGTCGTGGGGTTCGAGGCGGCCATGTCCCGACGTGCTATCACGGTGCAGATCAAAGACAAAGCCAAGATGGATGAT GAGCATTTCCCACAGTTGTGACACCACATCTCTCTGGTGTGGTCATCTCTCCATACAGGAAGGATCATGATGGATGAGGACTTGGAGAGGACTGTTTTTGTGGCTAACCTGGGCATGATTCCTCCTCTGGAAAGCATCTCAATCTTCATAAGCACCTCTTCTGAGCTGCAGACACTGCCAAGTGGGGCTATGAGGGTCATTCTGCcagctgtgtgtgtccccaggatcctccagcccagcctggagAACACCAGCAGTTTTTCCAGCCACCAGCTCCCAAT CAACAAACACCACTGGGGATCAGGGAGCCCAGAGAAAGGGAGCAGATTCTGcctggctcagctgctggagAACGAGGCTACCAACCCCTTTGAGTACGAGTTCAGCTTCCACCTGGAGATCCGTGGACCCTGTCTGCTGGCAG GAGTTGAGAGCCCCACACATGAGCTCCGAGCAGATGCTGACCCCTCTGCTCACTCTGCCAAGAGCATCATCATCACCCTGGCCAACAAACACACCTTTGACAGGCCCGTGGAGATCTTGATCCACCCAAGTG AACCCCACATGCCTCACATCTTAATGGAAGAAGGTGACATGACCCCTGCAGAGTATGAGCACCACCTGAAGGGAAAGAGTGACTTCATTAAAGCCACTAAGAAGGACCCCAGCACTGAGAAAAAG ACAGAAATCATCTGGAAGCGGCTGAACAAGGACATCCCCCACCACCCTGTCATCATGCTTAACTTCTGCCCTGACTTGATGACCTTCCAGCCAGACCTCCAGAAAGCCCAAGGAGAATTTATCTTCCTGGTAGACCGCAGCAGGAGCATGAGTGGCATGAACATCAACCGTGTCAAG GATGCTCTGTTGGTCATCCTTAAGAGCCTGATGCCAGCGTGTCTCTTCAACATCGTTGGGTTTGGCTCTACCTTCAAGACCCTCTTTCCTTCCAGCCAGGCTTACTGTGAG GAGAGCTTGGCCATCGCTTGCGAGAGCATCAAGAAGATCCGAGCTGACATGGGTGGCACCAACGTCTTGTCACCATTGAGGTGGGTTGTTCGACAGCCCATCCACAGGGGCCACCCCCGCTTGCTCTTTCTGCTGATGAACGGGGCCATCAGCAACACGGGGAaggtcctggagctgctgcagaaccaCTCCTGCTCCACCAG GTGCTACAGCTTTGGCATTGGGCCCAATGCCTGCAGGAGACTGGTTGGGGGGCTGGCTGGTGTCTCCAGGGGCATCGCTGAGTTCCTGGTGGAAGGCGAGAGATTGCAGCCCA AGATGATCAAATCTCTGAAGAAAGCAATGGCACCAGTCCTGAGTGATGTGTCTGTGGAGTGGATCTTCCCTGAGAGCACTGAGGTCTTGGTTTCTCCCATCAGCACCAGTTGCCTCTTCCCTGGTGACCACCTTGTCAGCTACAGCATCATCTGTGACACCTCCCCATACATCTCCAATCCCCAGTCT GACAAGAGGCGACATTACAGCATGATGAGGTCCCAGGAGTCGggcagctctgttttctttcactcccaggaggagggagcagacGGGGAGAGCTGGAACCACTCCAGAGATGGGGAAAGCTACTGTCCTGCTGAGCATGGCCCCCATCACCTGGTGGTTGGCAGAGAACCTGGGGGAGAATCAGACACAGACACTC GAATGGAGGTGAAGGCTTTCTCCAGGAGAAGGGCTTACAGCACAACCCAAATCATTGACCACAAGCCTTTCAAGAAGGTGCCCACAGCCAGCGATCCTGGCACTGACCTGGTGAAAAATCCCCTCCGGAAAACCCAGCCACAGgacctgcagcagctcagccctgagccCTGGCAGGTGGATATCCAG ccctTGCCAGCCACCTCACTTGGCTCTGCCACCAAGATCCATGGTGCTAGTGCCTGGAGGCCATCCCTGCTCCACCACAGCTGTGTGTCCTTCTGCCACCACACCAAGTCCCCCGTGGCACCTCCAAGAAGGGTCTTGGGACCACTGGATGCTAGCACTGGCCTGAGGTCTTCATCGGACAGCGGAagccccagggagctgg acTCTGCCCAGCATCCTCCCTTCACATTTGAAACAGAGACCTCCTCTGACTGGGAACCCCAGGACTTAGACTTCAGTGCTTCCCATGGCTCCTCCTGTTCTCCCAGGACCTTCTGCAAGGTGATGGTGAAAGGGCTGAGGAACAACGAACCTGTGCAGTGGGAGGTCACCTTTGATATCCACCCACTTTTCCAAGAGCAAGAGAGCCAGGCAGATGGTGACACAGACCTGTGGAATGAGACCTTCCACCACCTGGCAGCCAAGTCAGTCATCCGGGACTTTGAGCAGCTCGCTGAGAAGGAGTGTGACATCGAGCATG GGTCTGGGCGCAGGTACCAGATCAACACTGTCCACACCAGCAAGGCCTGCAACATCATCAGCAAGTACACAATGTTCATGCCAGTGGACCTGAGCACCAACACCTACCTGCCTACTGTTGTTGAGTACACCCACACAG GGCCATTACAGAAGCTGCCTACTGCCTCTGCAGAAGTACCAGAATCCATTGAGAGCCTCTGTGCTGCCAG GCTGACCTTCAATAAAACCAGGCTGCTGACTCAAGCTGCCAAAAGGTTCATGAGTAAATATCCAAGCAGAGTGGGTGAAGCCAGCTCTGAGGGCGAGAATGAGAAGATGGACTACCTTCCCCTG GCATCTCTACAGCTGGCCTGTGGTGCCTTCCTCATGAACTCAgccttctctgctgctgtcaaCATCCCCATGGAGAAGCTGAAGTGGACCTCTCCCTTCGCCTGCCACCGCTTGGCCCTCAGCCCCTCCAGCTCCTACAGCACCAAGAGGACCAACCCCTCCGTGGAGAAAGAAAGCCTCAGCTCCAGACTGCAGTTCCTGGTTCCTGATGACCACAGGAAGAGTCCCACCACCAGAGACATCCCCCTAGGAGCAGTGccagagggagctggcagccaTCCTGAGGACACTGCCCACCTTCGCCACTTCTCAGGCAGCACGGTGGAAAGCATCTCCAAAGCCCTGAAAGATGAGAAGGAACTGTCCCCACCAACCATTGCCATCCGCCCAGAGAGCACCTTGGCCTCAACCCACCAGCAAACCAACTGTGGTGAGGGCTTGGAGATGGATGGGTCTGAAGTCCAAGAGTTGCTCTTTGACattgagctgcagcagcagacagaACCAGAGGGGATGCTCTGGGCCAAGGCAGTGGCCCTGGCCTGGCTGGAGCATAGCTCAGCTTCTTATTTCATCGAGTGGGAGCTGGTGGCAGCCAAGGCCAACCTGTGGCTGAGCCAACAGGACTTCCCCGAGGGATACAGCTTGGCCACTGTgaaagctgcagcccagcagctctttgACCTGCTCCGGCACTGGGATGAGAACCTGGAGTTCAACCTGCTGTGCTACAACCCCAACAGCGTTTGA